The segment TCTTTCAGTTGTTCTTTGTCTTTCTTCAATAACATTGCCTGAAATTCACCGACATGAGTCTTTTCCTCTTTTGCTATATCCAAAAGTACTTCTCTTATTTTTTTGTCTTGGGTCATAGCTGCTAATTGTTCATACAAGTTTATTGCATCCAATTCAGCTATTATTCCAACTCTAAGTATTTCATTGTCCAAGTCTTCCTTTTTTATTTTTTCCAAATTTATAGGTATTTTTGACAACATTTCACCACCTTTCTATTAATATTCTTCACATTTCACTTGATAAAAGCTTCTC is part of the Candidatus Aenigmatarchaeota archaeon genome and harbors:
- a CDS encoding demethoxyubiquinone hydroxylase family protein produces the protein MLSKIPINLEKIKKEDLDNEILRVGIIAELDAINLYEQLAAMTQDKKIREVLLDIAKEEKTHVGEFQAMLLKKDKEQLKELEEGKKEVEEL